AGGGAGAAATTGAAGATGACCATGAAGATGAATTTGACAACTCTAACTCTGAATAGATGTAGGCGTGTTCATGTATTTtggattcattttttttttttcagatttagGCATGTTTATTTCCATTATTTGTTCAGTGTATCTTACTTATAATAGATTTCACTCATACTATCAATGTACATATTTTTCTAGTAATGGTTGTTAACTATGAAAACTACTTATCACCTTAATCGTAATTGTATCTGGATGGTCAATGGTTATGAATGCTTCATTCTAAGAACATTCTAATAGATTTCACTAACttctgttttgaattttgaaatttggtggTATCAGTTGTACAGAAAACAACTTATATGTTCTTGCTTTAATCGTGAAAATTTCTTCTATTCTATGTGTGTGATTGACTTGTACTAATTCCTAAAATGTCTAATTAATTTCTGGCTAAGAAGTACTCGTTGTACCTTGGCTGAGTAAAATAGAAGTCCATTACTAACTGAGGTACCCTTTGGGGGAGAGATTGACCTTGTTTCATTTTAAAACTCATGAAATTGAGCTTGTTCAGCGTTAGAACTTCAAAACCGACCTTCTTTTGTGTTTATATAGGCAAATTGATGTTGTCCTGTATTTATATAGTGAAACTAAGCTTGTtccaaatttatataataaagcCAAGCTTGTTTTATATAGTCAAATCGAGCTTCTTTTGagtttatataattaaactGAACTTTTGTCGAGTTTATATAGTGAAACTGAGTTTGTGTCAAGTTTATATAATCAAACTGAGCTTATTGGGGTATAACTCATGAAACCCAACTTCTTCTGTGTTAAAAGAAGCAAAGgatgttttctaaataaaaataaataaaactaatattaagaataataatattaatattaaaaacatatagtaataataagaaaataaaaagtcagAAACTGGATATGGGTTTGACCCATCCTagttctttcttttctttttgaacttgtttttcTTCCATATTTACACCCTGGCCTTTAAGTATTTACTGACCCAattcagtttttctttttaaaccttttttttatgtcGCACTCCCTCTTAGTTATCTGAATTTGATTTGACCCAATCTAGGTTTTCATTTTCAACCTGTTTTTATGATCACACCCCTCTGCACTTAGGCTTTTTCGGCTTGAACAcgattcattttaattttttttaacgttttgttttgtttatgtttaCACCTCTTTGTATTCAttgtttaagtatttttttatgtttcaaatttttatttatatatttcattttttcattttaatttcttcaaaatcacaatttacaaagttttataataaaattaggtaACTCTTAATTATCATCATAACttgaactttttttataattaaaatttttgtttttaatttatttttatcaatgtgGAATCTTGAACTTACTTGATcattataatttcaaaatttttcaaatcttggatttgtttgataattaaattttgttttttataaatttttataaattgcatacttatttgataattataattttaaaatttgataattatcATGTCAAGTCTTAAATTTGTTtgataaataaacttttttatcaTGTTGAATCTCATTtcatttgataataaaaatattaaaattttaaaataaaaaatattaatgagatcaatattttctttcataaaGGACTAAGTAACCATGATTTTTCATTTTCGATAATATGTAGGAAAAAGGTCAATCATTGTAGGactaaaatacaattttaaaagattttttttttatcattttatatttgcatgttttatttgatattttgggaaaacaaatattttaaaaaattacattacttttacacatttaattaaagaaaaccGTCTTAAGACAAACATTGTGGGATGCTAATACCTTCCCCGCGCATTAACAACTCTTAAACTCAAATTTGATTATGTAGACCGTTTTTTGGGTTTTCCATCTCAATTAACTATGACGATGGTTTATTTtctaatgttttgttttatatatatttttttgaattttttttcttgttcgtTGTCCTACCGCGATTTTGTTTGCAACAGTAATGatttaattgaattgaattatatgTAATGAGTTGGGATGAAAGTAGGAAACATATGTATGACATGGTGTGACAATTTGATGAGCCCTAAACCCTAACAAGGATGGAGTGAAGTGCTTAGGAAATATAAACTTGTTTAGGAGAGAagtttctttatcttttttcttttaattacttggttttatttttggtttttttgtcttaaataaaaTCTAGGACTCATGTATATGTTTTGTGTATTTTAGGTTTGCTAATGGCACCTTCCCTTTTTGAGGTTGTCACATTTCTACAGGAACGAATGGCTTAGGAAGAGCCTAGTCCAAGGAGTGTTCTTACCACAACTTTTGTTTTGCTAAGAGTACTCCTTTAGAAGCAGAAAAAGAGAGTATCTTGAAATATCTTGGTGAGAGGATTACAACACATGcatggagagagagaaaaacacCTTTTAGAAGATTTGATGGAACCCacaaaagatttatttttaggAGTCTCAACAAATTGTTTATTGATTCATTTGTTTTTAAGAAACATAAATAATGTCATCATGTATGTTGTAACcacattataataaaataagtggAGATGATGCATATAATATAGATATGACCACATTGATAATGGTAGGTGTCATGAATGTCGAAATTaccaagataaaaaaaacattttcttggAAATGAATGAAACATAGAAAAAGCTTTATGAgagttttcaaaatcttttcGCAAATATGTATTCAACACTTTAAGTTTTTGAACAACATTTAGAAAAACGTATATAAAGgaaagcaaataaaacaaacttgtttATATACTGGTTCACTTAAATTGAGCTATGCCCAATTCTCCCTTAAGTACTCTTAAGAGATTCCATTAATCTTTTCAAAGATTACAACGAGTTTCACCACTTCTGGTTTACAATTATCCAATATGAATATACGAGTTTACCTACTCTTGGTTCAACACTAGTTTTCTTGATTAGACTGTTTAGCTCAATTGAACTAAACAATCAagtgtttttattctcttcagaatttacaaacataatgaaaatgtttttagaaaaaCAAGTACAGATCAAAGCTCTTAAGGAGAGTATACATGCTAATTGAATGATGACGCGACgaaatttgatatttatgatgatgaaaattataaagtttAGTGGTTAAAAacaatcttaaataaaattttcaacggCTAAAATAATCATCAAAATTACATTTGTAAAAAACAGTTTGTGATAGAAATATTTTAACTGCTAGTATTTtttctagaaaaagaaaaaaagaagagtcTAGCAATTAAAAACcactacaaaatatataaattaatcaaaagTCAAACTAACAAAAACTAAGAAATGAAATAGGTCATCAAAtagcaattttttttacatgttttacATTACATTTagagaaattaaattaagattgAAAAACTTAACTAGAGCAAATTGAAAAACTTAAAGAAAAGTTTGGTATAGTATAAATGCTAAAGTGAATGTTGGCCTCGAATAAAAATCTTACATGAATACTATAAAATAGGAGTAAAACCAAACAATGTGCTTCAATCGAATCTCCTGGTTCTGATAAATTAAGCAGACCCTGTCCATGAACTCCAAGATTTGCATTAGGTTGTATTACATAAGTTTCCTGTTACTAAAACCAAATAAGTCAAATGTGATGATCATAATTGcaataatattattcatttaaaagaCAATTTAGTCTTCTATATGCATATAAGAAATCTTGAATTCATGACTTCCTTTTAGagaatataaatttgtatagaATCTTAAAAGGTCATTTGAATGTGCCTCTCTTTTGAGTGTTTCCTAAGTTAAAAATCATATGTCCTCCTCCTTTTACAAACTATACGGAGAAAAGGTCTAGGGTTTTGGGTGTGATTCTACATCCTCTTTTatacttctttttttcatttgcttctttttattattttttatttagtttttacttttatttttttgtgtgtttttttattttctttgtttttatttttattattattattttttcattgtttgtttgttttttctttgaaaaatattttatcccaTCCTTTCCTGTTTACATCctaatttttgagttttttttttaaaataaattttatttaccaggacaaaattaaatattgacaATTGTTCTTCTAGATTAAAATTggtgttttcatattatcaaaataaaaatattaatttttccggattcagaaaagaaataaagaaaatagaaaaagaaaaaaatcactaattcaaaacaaatactATGACCAATCTCATAAAGAAGGTCCCGTTCTAAAAATAAAGATAGCCTCGACCATTCGGGTCttatccaaaaacaaaataaatatcaatgtTCATTCTCATGGAGAaggtcctcaagcaaaacaagaTCGTTTAGATTTTGCAAAACAATTTCtcatcaataaatataaattatatgttccAATATATTAGTGATTTGATGCTAAATAAATTAGCAACCACCGAATAAGAAATGGTTAAGAACtgtttcatatttttgtgaAGTAAAATAATCACTTGGTTTCATATTTTAGGGATAGAGGTAGACTTTTCAATTTGTTTCATCACATGGTTGATTCTAACTCACatgagaaaaaattaaaaaagctCCTTGTTTCGGTGAGAtttgtgagaccgagacactGACCTTCGACTGGTGTGCTTCGCTTGTCTGCTTCCAGTTTGGATCGATCGGTCACCTTCAATATTAGCCGCTTGGTAAACTTCAACCTTGACCGCTCAGTTGTCGCCTTGGAtcggagggggaggtacctgcaaaagacactctgacgctcaagttaggagtcGTTTTATGAACTGTTTGTTACAGTTCAATATTAAAGTCTTAATAGGACGTAAATAGGGCTATTATAGTATGAGTTGAATCTGTCTTTACCTCAaacctaaacccttatttatagagtttaaaggaatctgacaaattaatttacctcttaatggtcattaatgcaaaccttaattgtTTAACGGTAGTTGTTATCACATTCATTGTGTGTTAACTCTGCTTAATAATTGTCGAGACCGAATGGATGCGAAACTGATCGAGACCGATCGGTAGCCTATGAGCCCATGgtaacataagccccccaagttTGAGTTAATCGTTCGGCTTTAGCCAAacggttaactataggacttatgagtttgagggaagTTATTCTCATTGTATTTAAGGAATTTGCTCTCTGTGTGTTTCAAGTCGTTATATCCTATTTGTGCCGAACAGTTCCATGTATTGAATTTGGCCGCGTGCTCGACAGTCCTTGTTATCAGAGCTTCCTGATTGATGAGTGAGAACCGTTTGATTGAGAGGGATTTTCTTCTTGGTCTTTGGCTTCAACTTTGACAAGAGGGTTTTTCCTCTtggccgagtgggatttaccgctcggtctttcgCTTCGACTTTGacgagggttttacctctcggtcgagtgggatttaccgctcggtctttgttTTCAActttgacgagagggatttacctctcggttgTGATTTACAGTATCCTGTTACCTGTACTGAAGAAATATAACAACTTGAAATTTGATATGGTGAGAAAGAGAAATGCATTAATGTCAGAATAGGTTGTTATAAGATCGGTCGGTCAATCAAATAAGATCGTTAGGTCTTCAATcgatagaggaatttacctcttcatCGAGTGAGATTTtactgctcggtcttcaaatctttatagaggaatttacctcttcgccgAGTGGGATTAACcactcggtcttcaaatctttatagaggaatttacctcttcgccgAGTGGGATTAACcactcggtcttcaaatctttataaaggaatttacctcttcgccgagtgggatttaccaCTCGGTCTTcgaatctttatagaggaatttacctcttcgccgagtgggatttaccgctcagTCTTcgaatctttatagaggaatttacctcttcgtcgaatgggatttaccgctcggtcttcgaatctttatagaggaatttacctctttgccgagtgggatttaccgctcggtcttcaaatctttatagagaaatttacctcttggtctttatcttcaattttgacgagaggggtttacctctcggccgagcgggatttaccgctcggtctttttCTTCAGACTTTGCGAGAGACTTTTTTCGCTGGATATGCACTTCTTTAACAACGTTTGGGAACGATTGATTGGCCCTCAATTACCTGGCCTTATTTATTCCATAATGAAAGCATAGGACAATAAATCAAGTGAAACTAAATTTAACCATGACATTAATAGAGTTTTGGAGGTTTCTCCTTAGTTGATAAATCCACGAACCGACCATTCCCGATGATGATTGGGACTGCGACTATAGTCCCGCCCTCGCTCGTCTTTCCTAATTGCCCGCTCGGGGGTTCTTCGCGAATATCCCTCCTTGGGGAGGCCGTATCTTGCTTCCTTTATAAACCTACGGAGATGTCCCGCCCGGATaagattttctatttcattttttaacgtGATGCAGTCTTCTGTAGTATGTCCATGGTTTTGATGGTACCGACAACTCTTCCTTTCATCTGCGTTTCTTGGAGATGGTTTCCTTCGGGGTGTGAGAAGTTCTGCGTTAAGGGCTTTTTCGAGAACTTTTGCCCTAGGTGCATTGAGGGTTGTATAATGGTGAAACTTGAATGGCCGGGGAAGCTCCCTATTCTTATCGTTATTGTCGAACGGTCGTTTGCCGTCCTTTCTACTTCCGCCCACATCAGCCTCTTGCTGTCGTTTCCTTTGCGACAATCACatttcctccatttcctccataCGGATGAACTCAGCTGCTCGCTCTTGGAGCTCCTCCATAGTTTTTGGCGGTCGTGCATACAATTTTTCCGCAAAATATCCTGGTCTCATACACGAAGCcaaattattgataataaaagatTGATCTATCTCTCTAACCCGTCGTGCGGTTTCAGTATACCTCTTCATAAAAgccttcaaagtttctcctTTCTCCTGCTTAGTATTTACTAAATTCACCGGTGTTACCTCATGTTTCCGATTGGATGCGTATTGTCTCCTAAAGAGGTTTTCCACAGTAgcgaagcaatccactgtgtTGGGAGGAAGAGTGTTATACCATTCTAATGCCTCTTCCTTAAGTGATAACGAGAAGGCTCTACACATGATCGGGTCGCTGTCTGTATAGAATGCCATTGCATTGCCGAACGTCCTTAAGTGATTATCCGGATCAGCTGAACCATCATACTTATCCAACACGGGGGGAGTCTTTTCTGGCATTGGGGTTTGCATGATGGTCGCCGTGAAGGGTAATAAACTGGTAGGTCGAGCAGTTTGCAGGGGTGTTGGTTCCCTTCTAGCCCGACCGTTTCGGTTGGCGTGATTATGGCTTGCCTCATTAGCATTCCCTCGATTCGAGGCGGACCGCTCGGGAGGTTCTCGTTTGGCCCTTAGCGCCCCCATCTCCTCCTCATGCCTCCGCCGCATCTCTTGCTGCGCATGCGCCTGCGCTTGTATAGTCTGCGCCTGTGCCTCAATCTGGGCTTGTAACTCTCTTATTAAATATCTGGTGCTCTGCTCCTCCATATTTcttgtggtcaccattgggtttctTCAGCTTgctctcggccccacggtgggcgccaaaatgtttcggtgagatttgtgagaccgagacactaaccttcgaCTGGTGCGCTTCGCTTGTCTGCTTCCAGTTTGGACCGATCGGTCACCTTCATTATTGGCCGCTTGGTGAACTTTAACCTTGATCGCTCAGTTGTCGCCTTGGAtcggagggggaggtacctgcaaaaggcactctgaTGCTCAAGTTAGGAGGCGTTTTATGAACTGTTTGTTACAGTTCAATATTAAAGTCTTAATAGGACGTAAATAGAGCTATTATAGTATGAGTTGATTCTGTCTTTACCTCAaacctaaacccttatttatagagtttaaaggaatctgacaaattaatttacctcttaatggtcattaatgcaaaccttaattgtTTAACGATAGCTGTTATCACATTCATTGTGCGTTAACTCTGCTCAATAATTGTCGAGACCGAATGGATGCGAAACTGGTCGAGACTGATCGGTAGCCTATGAACCCATAGTAACACTCCTCGTTCAAAAAGTTCACACAAGTAAAATATCCACAAAAGTAACGTGGGTTAGGATCAACCTATGGACATTTTTTTAGGAAAAcatattcattttgaatacaattataaaataaataaatagattatagttaataattatattaaattatatactatatttttttaataacataataataagtatgataagaaaatattgatttaaatataataaaattaaaacattagattatctaataaaatatataattttatatgtgtatataaatgatattgttttcaagaaaatggaaaatgaagaGAAAGTTAAGAGACAGATACTTTAAGAACTGAGACTATTTTTGGGCCCCACTTGAAGAGGCCTCTAAAAGtagatttttttaagaatggATTAAGACTGGTTCATGGCCATGGTTGACACCTCTAGACAGGGTCAATATCtcctaaatttttaaaaaaattaaaataatataccGTATATATtggaattttcaat
This sequence is a window from Vigna angularis cultivar LongXiaoDou No.4 chromosome 2, ASM1680809v1, whole genome shotgun sequence. Protein-coding genes within it:
- the LOC108327529 gene encoding uncharacterized protein LOC108327529; this encodes MEEQSTRYLIRELQAQIEAQAQTIQAQAHAQQEMRRRHEEEMGALRAKREPPERSASNRGNANEASHNHANRNGRARREPTPLQTARPTSLLPFTATIMQTPMPEKTPPVLDKYDGSADPDNHLRTFGNAMAFYTDSDPIMCRAFSLSLKEEALEWYNTLPPNTVDCFATVENLFRRQYASNRKHEVTPVNLVNTKQEKGETLKAFMKRYTETARRVREIDQSFIINNLASCMRPGYFAEKLYARPPKTMEELQERAAEFIRMEEMEEM